The following are encoded in a window of Haloarcula hispanica ATCC 33960 genomic DNA:
- the phnE gene encoding phosphonate ABC transporter, permease protein PhnE produces the protein MAAESGSAVEGSWERPTVFYNKKVKYLIYGLILLFFAYSFWNLRISPSRFVRGIGAGVELVTSMLPPAYTPSQRELLIQGIVESIVMTIVATTMGIIVSVPIAVMASNNLSPKPVYYVGRSIVAVTRSLHELIVAIIMVKAVGFGPLAGVLALAFKTIGFFAKLLAEEIEDIDRGQMEAITAAGGTPVQTYLYGVLPQVMPRIVGLSIYRLDINLRHSTVVGIVGAGGIGITLLNSFDKYDYQFSMAIIAVIVAIVMVGEGVSALARRRIQ, from the coding sequence ATGGCTGCTGAATCTGGATCGGCCGTTGAAGGATCTTGGGAGCGGCCCACAGTCTTCTACAACAAGAAAGTCAAGTATCTCATCTACGGGCTTATCTTGTTGTTCTTCGCGTATAGCTTCTGGAACCTTCGGATTTCTCCCAGCCGGTTCGTGCGAGGGATCGGAGCTGGTGTCGAACTCGTCACGAGTATGCTCCCACCAGCGTACACTCCGTCGCAGCGGGAACTCCTCATACAGGGGATCGTCGAGAGTATCGTGATGACGATTGTCGCCACGACAATGGGTATTATCGTCAGCGTGCCGATCGCTGTCATGGCTTCCAATAACCTCTCGCCGAAGCCAGTCTACTACGTCGGTCGCAGCATCGTTGCAGTCACGCGCTCACTCCACGAGCTCATCGTTGCGATCATTATGGTCAAAGCGGTCGGATTCGGTCCGCTCGCTGGTGTCCTTGCCCTCGCGTTCAAAACGATCGGATTCTTCGCGAAACTTCTCGCAGAGGAGATCGAAGACATCGATCGTGGGCAGATGGAGGCGATCACTGCTGCCGGCGGGACACCCGTTCAGACGTATCTCTACGGCGTTCTCCCGCAGGTAATGCCCCGGATCGTCGGCCTGTCGATTTACCGCCTGGACATCAACCTCCGACACAGCACTGTCGTCGGAATCGTCGGAGCGGGCGGTATCGGTATCACGCTGCTGAACTCCTTCGATAAGTACGATTACCAGTTTAGCATGGCAATTATCGCTGTCATCGTCGCCATCGTCATGGTTGGTGAAGGTGTCAGCGCTCTCGCTCGGAGGCGGATCCAATAA
- the phnE gene encoding phosphonate ABC transporter, permease protein PhnE — protein sequence MSNSTDSWSRFDRRERLLRFFGLLAGLVILVAAWRAMEVNYGYAVTAPRELADLFGRMYPPNVGYSRNIVGPLLETINISILGTALAIVMAIPVAFLGASNTSPNKPAYLLGKFIISFTRSVNVIIWALIFVVIFGPGALAGVLAISIRSIGFTAKLIAEAIEEIDRGSVEAITAAGASPIDVLIYSIVPQIKPAFISVATLRWDINVRASTIIGFVGAGGIGVPLQTEINYFNWEAVLTILISILGLVLISEAISAYLRKKVM from the coding sequence ATGTCAAACAGCACTGACTCATGGAGCCGGTTCGATCGCCGTGAGCGCTTACTCCGGTTCTTCGGGCTGCTAGCTGGACTCGTCATCCTCGTCGCAGCCTGGCGCGCCATGGAAGTGAATTACGGCTACGCCGTGACTGCCCCGCGTGAGCTGGCCGACCTCTTCGGCCGGATGTATCCCCCCAATGTGGGGTACTCCCGGAATATTGTCGGGCCGCTGCTCGAGACGATCAATATCTCGATTCTGGGAACGGCACTGGCCATCGTGATGGCGATCCCGGTTGCGTTCCTCGGAGCCAGCAACACGTCGCCCAACAAGCCGGCGTACCTGCTGGGGAAGTTCATCATCTCGTTTACCCGTTCGGTCAACGTCATCATCTGGGCACTGATCTTCGTGGTTATCTTCGGCCCTGGGGCCCTCGCTGGCGTGCTGGCGATCTCGATCAGATCGATCGGGTTCACTGCAAAGCTAATCGCGGAAGCCATCGAGGAGATCGACCGCGGGTCTGTCGAAGCGATCACTGCAGCCGGAGCATCGCCGATTGATGTGCTCATCTACAGTATCGTTCCACAGATCAAGCCGGCGTTCATCAGTGTCGCGACGCTTCGATGGGATATCAACGTCAGAGCGTCGACGATCATCGGGTTCGTCGGCGCAGGCGGGATCGGCGTCCCGCTCCAGACTGAGATCAATTACTTCAACTGGGAAGCAGTCCTGACGATCCTCATCTCGATTCTGGGCCTTGTGCTCATCAGTGAAGCCATCTCGGCCTATC